The Manihot esculenta cultivar AM560-2 chromosome 1, M.esculenta_v8, whole genome shotgun sequence genome has a window encoding:
- the LOC110613409 gene encoding PHD finger protein MALE MEIOCYTE DEATH 1 — MSLPVLETCRKRKRRPKVYSFHSFGDPGCPMNPTGPFRDNIRLFLQECAEPEDYNVEGMPIWCTLLVIESNNFVVPLYTIEENVHFSPNPFCDHCRCTGWGNNLVSKRKYHVIIPIAGEWSKRLEEGALDLHTHILHGMIHCNGFGHLLCINGIEGGSKFLCGREIMDLWDRLCANLRARKVSVEDVSKKRSMDLRLLYGVAYGHPWYGRWGYKFCRGSFGVTKHNYNRAIEILSSLELDKIIQDFKNSDQCKEMKQIIHYYRDLSETLLMTFKDLLRFMLTVKSCPCAQRKRSMAPTASPSISKYLTRVASQKKPLMKEKCIRYRKFSSLVGTLDSRWPTRRLEYAAEVIVNTLKEKKADKLSKGGMSRQDVRDAARMHIGDTGLLDYVLKSMNNVIVGTHVVRRAVNPTTKILEYSIDELNGGVRPVRVTEPEADVVPEPLPVLPLIPGADLYGDMAYLYTKVLLNYPESEVIELASQTVLDSKHFVKEWPFDDEEDQLLRFICQVMPNMIDLEANFNRELPPGEIVVLPLHATVAELKQAATSALRDSYCILEKFVVTEIERMEELDDWELLFGAVESGADLFMRGDGMDLNTELRYEGGPDNWKVRCECGAQDDDGERMVACDICEVWQHTRCNGIEDSGTVPPLFICAGCCDSLGHSRGESQEELENSDDLLMIPATEYVAQFLE; from the exons TTGGAGACCCTGGTTGCCCAATGAACCCCACAGGTCCCTTCCGCGATAACATTCGGCTCTTTCTTCAAGAATGTGCAGAGCCTGAGGATTACAATGTGGAGGGTATGCCCATTTGGTGCACTCTCCTTGTCATTGAGAGTAATAACTTTGTTGTCCCTCTTTATACCATTGAAGAAAACGTCCATTTTTCCCCAAATCCTTTCTGTGATCACTGCAGATGCACCG GTTGGGGTAATAATCTCGTGTCTAAACGGAAGTATCATGTGATAATACCTATTGCTGGAGAGTGGAGCAAGCGATTGGAAGAGGGTGCTCTTGATCTCCATACTCATATACTGCATGGCATGATTCATTGCAATGGCTTTGGCCATTTGCTCTGCATCAATGGCATAGAAGGGGGTTCCAAATTCCTCTGTGGTAGAGAAATCATGGATCTCTGGGATCGTCTCTGTGCAAATTTACGAGCTCG GAAAGTCAGTGTCGAGGACGTTTCAAAGAAGAGGTCCATGGATCTTCGCCTACTGTATGGAGTTGCATATGGGCATCCATGGTATGGCAGATGGGGGTATAAGTTCTGCCGTGGAAGCTTTGGAGTTACAAAGCACAATTATAACAGAGCAATTGAAATTCTCAGCTCCTTGGAACTTGATAAAATCATTCAGGATTTCAAGAACTCAGACCAATGCAAAGAGATGAAACAGATAATTCATTACTATAGAGATTTGAGTGAAACCCTGTTGATGACATTCAAAGATCTTCTCAGGTTTATGCTGACTGTCAAATCCTGTCCTTGCGCACAGAGGAAACGAAGCATGGCTCCCACTGCTTCACCTTCCATTTCCAAGTATTTGACCCGGGTGGCGTCGCAGAAGAAGCCTCTGATGAAGGAAAAATGTATAAGATATAGAAAATTCAGTTCTTTGGTTGGTACTTTGGATAGTAGATGGCCTACAAGAAGGCTAGAATATGCAGCAGAGGTAATTGTGAATACTTTGAAGGAAAAAAAGGCTGATAAGTTGAGTAAGGGAGGGATGAGTCGGCAAGATGTGAGAGATGCTGCTCGGATGCACATTGGTGATACTGGTTTGCTTGATTATGTATTGAAATCAATGAACAATGTGATTGTTGGAACTCATGTTGTCCGCCGTGCCGTGAATCCTACAACAAAGATTTTGGAGTACTCAATTGATGAGCTCAATGGTGGAGTTAGGCCTGTCAGAGTTACTGAACCAGAAGCAGACGTAGTTCCTGAGCCCCTTCCAGTGCTGCCACTAATTCCAGGAGCTGATTTGTATGGTGATATGGCTTATTTGTACACAAAAGTTCTGTTGAATTACCCTGAATCAGAAGTGATTGAATTGGCAAGTCAGACAGTATTGGACAGCAAGCACTTTGTGAAGGAGTGGCCATTTGATGATGAAGAGGACCAGCTATTGAGGTTCATATGCCAAGTGATGCCAAATATGATTGATCTTGAAGCTAATTTTAACAGAGAATTACCTCCTGGGGAGATTGTCGTCCTCCCATTGCACGCCACAGTGGCTGAACTCAAGCAAGCAGCTACAAGTGCTCTTAGAGATAGTTACTGTATTCTGGAGAAATTTGTGGTGACTGAGATAGAACGCATGGAAGAACTTGATGACTGGGAGTTGCTGTTTGGAGCTGTTGAATCAGGGGCAGATCTTTTTATGAGGGGGGATGGCATGGATTTAAACACTGAATTGAGGTATGAAGGTGGGCCTGACAATTGGAAGGTAAGATGTGAATGTGGGGCTCAAGATGACGATGGAGAGAGAATGGTTGCGTGCGATATCTGTGAAGTGTGGCAGCACACTCGCTGCAATGGCATTGAGGACTCTGGGACTGTGCCTCCACTTTTCATCTGTGCAGGATGCTGTGATTCTCTGGGTCACTCAAGAGGTGAATCTCAAGAGGAACTTGAGAATTCTGATGATTTGTTGATGATTCCAGCTACTGAATACGTAGCACAATTCCTAGAGTGA
- the LOC110617779 gene encoding uncharacterized protein LOC110617779 isoform X2: protein MEFVMSAREDWLSLIPIATALFLARLQHLEGSQASLILPFSPSKVQPTQEGTEIQKLSYESAKGREYLAGLPSSEDLEKTSRAPFDK, encoded by the exons ATGGAGTTTGTGATGTCTGCAAGAGAAGATTGGCTGAGCCTGATACCTATAGCTACTGCTCTATTTCTTGCAAG GTTACAGCATTTGGAAGGAAGTCAAGCGAGTCTGATCCTCCCTTTCTCTCCATCCAAAGTCCAACCAACACAAGAAGGAACAGAGATTCAAAAACTGAGCTACGAAAGCGCAAAAGGAAGGGAATACCTTGCAGGGCTCCCTTCTTCTGAAGACTTGG AAAAGACTTCTAGAGCCCCATTCGACAAGTAG
- the LOC110617779 gene encoding uncharacterized protein LOC110617779 isoform X1 produces MEFVMSAREDWLSLIPIATALFLARLQHLEGSQASLILPFSPSKVQPTQEGTEIQKLSYESAKGREYLAGLPSSEDLVWSWEQYKEPILEVKVLICMQDIDVES; encoded by the exons ATGGAGTTTGTGATGTCTGCAAGAGAAGATTGGCTGAGCCTGATACCTATAGCTACTGCTCTATTTCTTGCAAG GTTACAGCATTTGGAAGGAAGTCAAGCGAGTCTGATCCTCCCTTTCTCTCCATCCAAAGTCCAACCAACACAAGAAGGAACAGAGATTCAAAAACTGAGCTACGAAAGCGCAAAAGGAAGGGAATACCTTGCAGGGCTCCCTTCTTCTGAAGACTTGG tctggtcatgggagcaaTATAAGGAGCCAATACTGGAGGTGAAAGTTCTGATATGCATGCAGGACATTGATGTTGAATCTTAA